In a genomic window of Phacochoerus africanus isolate WHEZ1 chromosome 6, ROS_Pafr_v1, whole genome shotgun sequence:
- the CELSR2 gene encoding cadherin EGF LAG seven-pass G-type receptor 2 isoform X2, protein MRSPAARAPLPTPLPPLLLLLLLLLLLRPLLGDQVGPCRSLGPGGRGSSGACAPVGWLCPDSSSNLWLYTSRCRDAGTELTGHLVPHHDGLRVWCPESGAHIPLPPAREGCPWSCRLLGIGGHLSSQGKLTLPHEHLCLKAPRLRCQSCKLVQTPGFRAGDSSAEESMGGRRKRNVNTAPQFQPPSYQATVPENQPAGTPVASLRAIDPDEGEAGRLEYTMDALFDSRSNHFFSLDPVTGAVTTVEELDRETKSTHVFRVTAQDHGMPRRSALATLTILVTDTNDHDPVFEQLEYKESLRENLEVGYEVLTVRATDGDAPPNANILYRLLEGPGGGPSEVFEIDPRSGVIRTRGPVDREEVESYQLTVEASDQGRDPGPRSATAAVFLSVEDDNDNAPQFSEKRYVVQVWEDVTPGALVLRVTASDRDKGSNALVHYSIMSGNARGQFYLDAQTGALDVVSPLDYETTKEYTLRVRAQDGGRPPLSNVSGLVTVQVLDINDNAPIFVSTPFQATVLESVPLGYLVLHVQAIDADAGDNARLEYRLAGVGHDFPFTINNGTGWISVAAELDREEVDFYSFGVEARDHGTPTLTASASVSVTILDVNDNNPTFTQPEYTVRLNEDAAVGTSVVTVSAVDRDAHSVITYQITSGNTRNRFSITSQSGGGLVSLALPLDYKLERQYVLAVTASDGTRQDTAQVVVNVTDANTHRPVFQSSHYTVNVNEDRPAGTTVVLISATDEDTGENARITYFMEDSIPQFRIDADTGAVTTQAELDYEDQVSYTLAITARDNGIPQKSDTTYLEILVNDVNDNAPQFLRDSYQGSVYEDVPPFTSVLQISATDRDSGLNGRVFYTFQGGDDGDGDFIVESTSGIVRTLRRLDRENVAQYILRAYAVDKGMPPARTPMEVTVTVLDVNDNPPVFEQDEFDVFVEENSPIGLAVARVTATDPDEGTNAQIMYQIVEGNIPEVFQLDIFSGELTALVDLDYEDRPEYILVIQATSAPLVSRATVHVRLLDRNDNPPVLGNFEILFNNYVTNRSSSFPGGAIGRVPAHDPDISDSLTYSFERGNELSLVLLNGSTGELRLSRALDNNRPLEAIMSVLVSDGVHSVTAQCALRVTIITDEMLTHSITLRLEDMSPERFLSPLLGLFIQAVAATLATPPDHVVVFNVQRDTDAPGGHILNVSLSVGQPPGPGGGPPFLPSEDLQERLYLNRSLLTAISAQRVLPFDDNICLREPCENYMRCVSVLRFDSSAPFISSSSVLFRPIHPVGGLRCRCPPGFTGDYCETEVDLCYSRPCAPHGRCRSREGGYTCLCREGYTGEHCEVSARSGRCAPGVCKNGGTCVNLLVGGFKCDCPSGDFEKPFCQVTTRSFPARSFITFRGLRQRFHFTLALSFATKERDGLLLYNGRFNEKHDFVALEVIQEQVQLTFSAGESTTTVSPFVPGGVSDGQWHTVQLKYYNKPLLGQTGLPQGPSEQKVAVVTVDGCDTGVALRFGAVLGNYSCAAQGTQGGSKKSLDLTGPLLLGGVPDLPESFPVRTRHFVGCMRNLQVDSRHVDMADFIANNGTVPGCPAKKNVCDSNTCHNGGTCVNQWDAFSCQCPLGFGGKSCAQEMANPQRFLGSSLVAWHGLSLPISQPWHLSLMFRTRQADGVLLQAVTRGRSTITLQLREGHVVLSVEGTGLQASSLQLEPGRANDGDWHHAQLALGASGGPGHAILSFDYGQQRAEGNLGPRLHGLHLSNITVGGVPGPAGGVARGFRGCLQGVRVSETAEGVSSLDPSRGESINVEPGCSLPDPCDSNPCPANSYCSDDWDSYSCSCDPGYYGDNCTNVCDLNPCEHHSICTRKPSAPHGYTCECPQNYLGPYCETRIDQPCPRGWWGHPTCGPCNCDVSKGFDPDCNKTSGECHCKENHYRPPGSPSCLLCDCYPTGSLSRVCDPEDGQCPCKPGVIGRQCDRCDNPFAEVTTNGCEVNYDSCPRAIEAGIWWPRTRFGLPAAAPCPKGSFGTAVRHCDEHRGWLPPNLFNCTSVTFSELKGFAERLQRNESGLDSGRSQRLALLLRNATQHTAGYFGSDVKVAYQLATRLLAHESAQRGFGLSATQDVHFTENLLRVGSALLDAANKRHWELIQQTEGGTAWLLQHYEAYASALAQNMRHTYLSPFTIVTPNIVISVVRLDKGNFAGAKLPRYEALRGERPPDLETTVILPESVFRETPPVVRPAGPGEAQELEELARRQRRHPELSQGEAVASVIIYRTLAGLLPHNYDPDKRSLRVPKRPVINTPVVSISVHDDEELLPRALDKPVTVQFRLLETEERTKPICVFWNHSILVSGTGGWSARGCEVVFRNESHVSCQCNHMTSFAVLMDVSLRENGEILPLKTLTYVALGVTLAALLLTFLLLTILRALRSNQHGIRRNLTAALGLAQLVFLLGINQADLPFACTVIAILLHFLYLCAFSWALLEALHLYRALTEVRDVNAGPMRFYYMLGWGVPAFITGLAVGLDPEGYGNPDFCWLSVYDTLIWSFAGPVAFAVSMSVFLYILAARASCAAQRQGFEKKGPVSGLRPSFTVLLLLSAAWLLALLSVNSDTLLFHYLFAACNCIQGPFIFLSYVVLSKEVRKALKFTCSRKPSPDPALTTKSTLTSSYNCPSPYADGRLYQPYGDSAGSLHSASRSGKSQPSYIPFLLREESTLNPGQGPPGLGDPGSLFLEGQDQQHDPDTDSDSDLSLEDDQSGSYASTHSSDSEEEEEREAAFPGEPGWDSLLGPGAERLPLHSTPKDGGLGPGKVPWPGDFGTPAKEGGGNGTSDERPRENGDALPREGSLGPLPGPAAQPHKGILKKKCLPTISEKSSLLRLPLEQGTGSSRGSSASEGSRAGPPPRPPPRQSLQEQLNGVMPIAMSIKAGTVDEDSSGSERKRTPPPAQVLSLGCQVFSPHLGDQTNPTDLLWPLRCAPL, encoded by the exons ATGCGGAGCCCGGCGGCCCGCGCCCCCCTTCCAacgccgctgccgccgctgctgctactgctgctgctgctgctgctgctgcggccaCTGCTGGGAGACCAAGTGGGGCCCTGTCGTTCCCTGGGGCCCGGGGGACGCGGCTCCTCGGGGGCCTGCGCCCCCGTGGGCTGGCTCTGTCCAGACTCATCCTCGAACCTCTGGCTCTACACCAGCCGCTGCAGGGATGCGGGGACCGAACTGACTGGCCATCTGGTGCCCCACCACGATGGCCTGAGGGTCTGGTGTCCAGAATCTGGGGCCCACATCCCCCTGCCGCCAGCCCGGGAAGGCTGCCCCTGGAGCTGTCGTCTTCTGGGCATTGGAGGCCACCTTTCCTCACAGGGCAAGCTCACCCTGCCCCATGAGCACCTGTGTTTAAAGGCCCCGCGGCTGAGATGCCAGTCTTGTAAGCTGGTGCAGACTCCAGGGTTCAGGGCAGGGGACAGCTCGGCAGAAGAGTCCATGGGTGGGCGTCGGAAAAGGAATGTGAATACAGCCCCCCAGTTCCAGCCCCCCAGCTACCAGGCCACAGTGCCCGAGAATCAGCCAGCAGGTACCCCTGTGGCATCTCTGCGGGCCATCGACCCAGATGAGGGTGAGGCAGGTCGGCTTGAGTACACTATGGATGCCCTCTTCGATAGCCGCTCCAACCATTTCTTCTCCCTGGACCCAGTCACCGGTGCAGTAACCACAGTCGAGGAGCTGGATCGTGAGACCAAGAGCACCCATGTCTTCAGGGTCACGGCACAGGATCACGGCATGCCCCGACGCAGTGCCCTGGCCACGCTCACCATCCTGGTGACTGACACCAATGATCATGACCCAGTTTTTGAGCAGCTGGAGTATAAGGAGAGCCTCAGGGAGAACCTGGAGGTTGGCTATGAGGTTCTCACTGTCAGAGCCACAGATGGTGATGCCCCTCCCAATGCCAATATTCTGTACCGCTTGCTGGAGGGCCCTGGGGGCGGCCCCTCTGAAGTCTTTGAGATTGACCCTCGCTCTGGGGTGATCCGAACCCGAGGCCCAGTGGATCGGGAAGAGGTGGAATCCTACCAGTTGACAGTGGAAGCAAGTGACCAGGGTCGGGACCCTGGTCCACGGAGTGCCACAGCTGCTGTTTTCCTGTCTGTGGAGGATGATAATGACAATGCCCCCCAGTTCAGCGAGAAGCGCTATGTGGTCCAGGTATGGGAGGACGTGACCCCAGGAGCCCTGGTACTCCGGGTCACAGCCTCGGATAGAGACAAGGGCAGCAATGCCCTGGTGCACTACAGCATCATGAGTGGCAATGCTCGGGGACAGTTTTACTTAGATGCCCAGACTGGCGCTCTGGATGTGGTGAGCCCTCTTGACTATGAGACAACCAAGGAATATACCTTACGGGTTCGGGCACAGGATGGTGGCCGCCCCCCTCTCTCCAATGTCTCTGGCCTAGTGACAGTGCAGGTCCTGGATATCAATGACAACGCCCCTATCTTTGTCAGCACCCCCTTCCAGGCTACTGTCCTGGAGAGTGTCCCCTTAGGCTACTTGGTTCTCCATGTTCAGGCCATCGATGCTGATGCTGGTGACAATGCCCGCCTGGAATACCGCCTGGCAGGGGTCGGGCACGACTTCCCCTTCACCATCAACAATGGCACAGGCTGGATCTCTGTGGCTGCTGAACTGGACCGGGAAGAAGTTGATTTCTACAGCTTTGGAGTTGAAGCTCGAGACCACGGCACCCCAACCCTCACTGCCTCGGCCAGTGTCAGCGTGACCATCCTGGATGTCAACGACAACAACCCGACCTTTACCCAACCCGAGTACACGGTGCGGCTCAATGAGGATGCGGCTGTGGGCACCAGCGTGGTGACGGTGTCAGCCGTGGACCGTGATGCCCACAGTGTCATCACCTACCAGATCACCAGCGGCAACACCCGAAACCGCTTCTCCATCACCAGCCAGAGCGGTGGTGGGCTGGTGTCCCTTGCCCTGCCCCTGGACTACAAACTTGAGCGGCAGTACGTGCTGGCTGTCACTGCCTCTGATGGCACACGGCAGGACACCGCCCAAGTGGTGGTGAATGTCACTGACGCCAATACGCATCGTCCCGTGTTTCAGAGCTCCCACTACACGGTGAATGTTAACGAGGACCGGCCAGCAGGCACCACGGTGGTGCTGATCAGTGCCACAGACGAGGACACCGGTGAGAACGCCCGCATCACCTACTTTATGGAGGACAGCATCCCCCAGTTCCGCATCGATGCAGACACGGGGGCTGTCACCACCCAGGCCGAGCTGGACTACGAGGACCAGGTGTCCTACACCCTGGCCATCACCGCCCGGGACAACGGTATCCCCCAGAAGTCTGACACCACCTACCTGGAGATCCTGGTGAACGACGTGAATGACAACGCTCCTCAGTTCCTGCGGGACTCCTACCAGGGCAGCGTCTACGAGGATGTGCCCCCCTTCACCAGCGTCCTGCAGATCTCAGCCACTGACCGTGACTCTGGTCTTAACGGCAGGGTCTTCTACACCTTCCAAGGTGGCGATGATGGAGATGGCGACTTTATCGTAGAGTCCACATCAGGCATCGTGCGCACGCTGCGGAGGCTGGATCGTGAAAATGTGGCCCAGTACATCCTGCGGGCATATGCAGTGGACAAGGGGATGCCTCCAGCCCGCACGCCCATGGAGGTGACGGTCACTGTGTTGGATGTGAATGACAATCCGCCCGTCTTTGAGCAGGATGagtttgatgtgtttgtggaagagaACAGTCCCATTGGGCTGGCTGTGGCCCGGGTCACAGCCACTGACCCTGACGAGGGCACCAACGCCCAGATCATGTACCAGATCGTGGAGGGCAACATCCCTGAGGTCTTCCAGCTGGACATCTTCTCTGGGGAGCTGACCGCCCTGGTAGACTTGGACTACGAGGACCGGCCGGAATACATCCTGGTCATCCAGGCCACGTCGGCGCCCCTGGTGAGCCGGGCTACGGTGCACGTCCGCCTGCTTGACCGCAACGACAACCCCCCCGTGCTGGGCAACTTTGAGATCCTTTTCAACAATTATGTCACCAACCGCTCGAGCAGCTTCCCGGGGGGTGCCATCGGCCGCGTGCCTGCCCACGACCCTGACATCTCGGACAGCCTGACTTACAGCTTCGAGCGGGGGAACGAACTCAGCCTGGTCCTACTCAATGGCTCCACTGGCGAGCTGAGGCTGAGCCGGGCCCTGGACAACAACCGACCTCTGGAGGCCATCATGAGCGTGCTGGTTTCAG ATGGCGTGCACAGTGTGACCGCCCAGTGCGCCCTGCGAGTCACCATCATCACCGACGAGATGCTCACGCACAGCATCACGCTGCGCCTGGAGGACATGTCTCCCGAGCGCTTCCTGTCGCCGCTTCTGGGTCTTTTCATCCAGGCCGTGGCCGCCACGCTGGCCACACCCCCAGACCACGTGGTGGTCTTCAACGTGCAGCGGGACACGGACGCCCCCGGCGGCCACATCCTCAACGTGAGCCTGTCGGTGGGCCAGCCGCCAGGGCCCGGGGGCGGGCCCCCCTTCCTGCCCTCGGAGGACCTGCAGGAGCGCCTGTACCTCAACCGCAGCCTGCTGACGGCCATCTCCGCGCAGCGCGTGCTGCCCTTCGACGACAACATCTGCCTGCGCGAGCCCTGCGAGAACTACATGCGCTGCGTGTCGGTCCTGCGCTTCGACTCCTCGGCGCccttcatctcctcctcctccgtgCTCTTCCGGCCCATCCACCCGGTCGGGGGGCTGCGCTGCCGGTGCCCGCCAGGCTTCACCGGTGACTACTGCGAGACGGAAGTGGACCTCTGCTACTCGCGGCCCTGCGCCCCCCACGGGCGCTGCCGAAGCCGTGAGGGCGGCTACACCTGCCTCTGCCGAGAGGGCTACACGG GTGAGCACTGCGAGGTAAGTGCCCGCTCAGGCCGTTGCGCCCCGGGTGTCTGCAAGAACGGAGGCACCTGTGTCAACCTGCTGGTGGGTGGCTTCAAGTGCGACTGCCCGTCCGGAGACTTCGAGAAGCCCTTCTGCCAGGTGACCACGCGCAGCTTCCCCGCCCGCTCCTTCATCACCTTCCGAGGCCTGCGCCAGCGCTTCCACTTCACCCTGGCCCTCTC GTTTGCCACCAAGGAGCGTGACGGGCTGCTGCTGTACAACGGGCGCTTCAACGAGAAGCATGACTTTGTGGCCCTCGAGGTGATCCAGGAGCAGGTCCAGCTCACCTTCTCTGCAG GGGAGTCGACCACCACTGTGTCCCCATTCGTGCCCGGAGGAGTCAGTGACGGCCAGTGGCACACGGTGCAGCTGAAGTACTACAATAAG CCCCTGCTGGGCCAAACAGGGCTCCCGCAGGGCCCATCTGAGCAGAAGGTGGCCGTGGTGACTGTGGATGGCTGTGACACAGGGGTGGCCCTGCGCTTCGGAGCTGTGCTGGGCAACTACTCCTGTGCTGCCCAGGGCACCCAGGGTGGCAGCAAGAA GTCTCTGGACCTGACGGGGCCCCTGCTGCTGGGCGGGGTCCCTGACCTGCCCGAGAGCTTCCCTGTCCGCACACGGCACTTCGTGGGCTGCATGAGGAACCTGCAGGTGGACAGCCGACACGTCGACATGGCCGACTTCATTGCCAACAATGGCACCGTGCCTG GCTGCCCTGCCAAGAAGAATGTGTGCGACAGCAACACCTGCCACAATGGGGGCACCTGTGTGAACCAGTGGGATGCGTTCAGCTGCCAGTGCCCTCTGGGCTTCGGGGGCAAGAGCTGTGCCCAGG AAATGGCCAACCCGCAGCGCTTCCTGGGAAGCAGCCTGGTGGCCTGGCACGGCCTCTCACTGCCCATCTCCCAGCCCTGGCACCTCAGCCTCATGTTCCGTACGCGCCAGGCCGACGGCGTCCTACTGCAGGCTGTCACGAGGGGGCGCAGCACTATCACCCTGCAG CTGCGGGAGGGCCACGTGGTGCTGAGTGTGGAGGGCACCGGGCTCCAGGCCTCATCTCTCCAGCTGGAGCCAGGCCGGGCCAATGACGGGGACTGGCACCATGCACAGCTGGCACTAGGAGCCAGCGGGGGCCCCGGCCACGCCATCCTGTCCTTCGACTATGGGCAGCAGCGGGCAGAGGGCAACCTGGGCCCCCGGCTGCATGGGCTGCACCTGAGCAACATTACGGTTGGGGGAGTGCCTGGGCCGGCCGGGGGCGTGGCCCGTGGCTTCCGGGGCTGTTTGCAG GGCGTTCGGGTAAGCGAGACAGCCGAGGGTGTTAGCAGTCTGGATCCCAGCCGTGGGGAAAGCATCAATGTGGAGCCAGGCTGTAGCCTGCCAGACCCCTGTGACTCGAACCCGTGTCCTGCCAACAGCTATTGCAGTGATGACTGGGACAGCTATTCCTGCAGCTGTGATCCAG GTTACTATGGTGACAACTGCACTAACGTGTGTGACCTGAACCCATGTGAGCATCACTCCATATGTACCCGAAAGCCCAGTGCCCCCCATGGCTATACCTGCGAGTGTCCCCAAAATTACCTTGGGCCGTACTGTGAGACCAG GATTGACCAGCCTTGTCCCCGAGGCTGGTGGGGACACCCCACCTGCGGCCCATGCAACTGTGACGTCAGCAAAGGCTTCGACCCAGACTGCAACAAGACGAGCGGCGAGTGCCACTGCAAG gagAACCACTACCGGCCCCCTGGCAGCCCTTCCTGCCTCCTATGTGACTGCTACCCCACGGGCTCTCTGTCCCGAGTCTGTGACCCCGAGGATGGCCAGTGTCCATGCAAGCCAGGTGTCATTGGGCGTCAGTGTGACCGCTGTGACAACCCTTTTGCTGAGGTTACCACCAACGGCTGTGAAG TGAATTACGACAGCTGCCCCCGAGCTATTGAGGCGGGAATCTGGTGGCCCCGTACCCGCTTTGGGCTGCCTgctgctgccccctgccccaaagGCTCCTTTG GGACCGCTGTGCGCCACTGTGATGAGCACCGAGGGTGGCTCCCACCAAACCTCTTCAACTGCACGTCCGTCACCTTCTCGGAGCTGAAGGGCTTT GCTGAGCGGCTGCAGCGAAATGAGTCAGGCCTGGACTCGGGGCGCTCCCAGCGGCTGGCCCTGCTTCTGCGCAATGCTACCCAGCACACAGCTGGCTACTTCGGCAGCGATGTCAAGGTGGCCTACCAGCTGGCCACAAGGCTACTGGCCCACGAGAGCGCCCAGCGGGGCTTCGGGCTGTCCGCCACGCAGGATGTGCACTTCACTGAG AATCTGCTGCGGGTGGGCAGCGCCCTCCTGGATGCAGCCAACAAGCGGCACTGGGAGCTGATCCAGCAGACGGAGGGGGGCACCGCCTGGCTGCTGCAGCACTACGAGGCCTACGCCAGCGCCCTGGCCCAGAACATGCGGCACACCTACCTCAGCCCCTTCACCATTGTCACGCCCAACATTG TCATCTCTGTGGTTCGCTTGGACAAGGGGAACTTCGCGGGGGCCAAGCTGCCCCGCTACGAGGCGCTGCGGGGGGAGCGGCCCCCGGACCTTGAGACAACGGTCATTCTGCCTGAGTCTGTCTTCAGAG AAACGCCCCCTGTGGTCAGGCCCGCGGGCCCCGGAGAggcccaggagctggaggagctggCACGGCGTCAGCGGCGGCACCCAGAGCTGAGCCAGGGTGAGGCTGTGGCCAGTGTCATCATCTACCGCACCCTGGCCGGGCTGCTGCCCCACAACTACGACCCGGACAAGCGCAGCCTGAG AGTTCCCAAACGCCCTGTCATCAACACGCCTGTGGTGAGCATCAGTGTCCATGACGATGAGGAGCTTCTGCCCCGAGCTTTGGACAAGCCCGTCACAGTACAGTTCCGGCTGCTGGAGACGGAAGAGCGGACCAAGCCCATCTGTGTCTTCTGGAACCATTCCATCCT GGTCAGCGGCACAGGTGGCTGGTCGGCCCGAGGCTGCGAAGTCGTCTTCCGCAACGAGAGCCATGTCAGCTGCCAGTGCAACCACATGACAAGCTTTGCTGTGCTCATGGACGTGTCCCTGCGGGAG AATGGGGAGATCCTGCCACTGAAGACGCTGACGTACGTGGCCCTAGGGGTCACCTTGGCGGCCCTCCTGctcaccttcctcctcctcaccatCCTGCGTGCCCTGCGCTCCAACCAGCACGGCATCCGACGGAACCTGACTGCCGCCCTGGGCCTGGCTCAGCTGGTCTTCCTCCTGGGAATCAACCAGGCTGACCTCCCT TTCGCTTGCACAGTCATCGCCATCCTGCTGCACTTCCTGTACCTCTGCGCCTTTTCCTGGGCTCTCCTGGAGGCCCTGCACCTGTACCGGGCACTCACCGAGGTGCGCGACGTCAACGCCGGCCCCATGCGCTTCTACTACATGCTGGGCTGGGGCGTGCCCGCCTTCATCACAG GTCTGGCCGTGGGCCTGGACCCCGAGGGCTATGGGAACCCCGACTTCTGTTGGCTATCCGTCTACGATACGCTCATCTGGAGTTTCGCTGGCCCTGTGGCCTTTGCCGTCTCG atGAGCGTCTTCCTGTACATCCTGGCGGCCCGAGCCTCCTGTGCTGCCCAGCGGCAGGGCTTTGAGAAGAAAGGCCCTGT ctcggGCCTGCGGCCCTCCTTCACTGTCCTCCTGCTGCTGAGCGCCGCGTGGCTGCTGGCACTGCTCTCTGTCAACAGTGACACCCTCCTCTTCCACTACCTCTTTGCTGCTTGCAATTGCATCCAG GGCCCCTTCATCTTCCTCTCCTACGTGGTGCTCAGCAAGGAGGTCCGGAAGGCGCTCAAGTTCACCTGCAGCCGCAAGCCCAGCCCGGACCCTGCTCTGACGACCAAGTCCACCCTGACCTCA TCCTACAACTGCCCCAGCCCTTATGCGGACGGAAGGCTGTATCAGCCCTATGGAGATTCAGCTGGCTCTCTGCACAGTGCCAGCCGCTCCGGCAAGAGTCAGCCCAGCTACATCCCCTTCTTGCTGAG GGAGGAGTCCACACTGAACCCTGGTCAGgggccccctggcctgggggacCCGGGGAGCCTATTCCTGGAAGGTCAAGACCAGCAGCACG atcCCGACACGGACTCTGACAGTGACCTGTCCCTGGAAGATGACCAGAGTGGCTCCTATGCCTCTACCCACTCGTCAGacagcgaggaggaggaggagcgggaGGCCGCCTTCCCTGGAGAGCCAGGCTGGGACAGcctgctggggcctggggccgagAGGCTGCCCCTGCACAGCACCCCCAAGG ATGGGGGCCTGGGGCCCGGAAAGGTCCCCTGGCCAGGAGACTTTGGGACCCCAGCAAAGGAGGGTGGTGGCAATGGGACTTCTGACGAGCGGCCGCGGGAGAATGGAGATGCCCTGCCTCGGGAGGGCTCCCTGGGCCCCCTTCCAGGCCCTGCTGCTCAGCCTCACAAAG GCATCCTCAAGAAGAAGTGTCTGCCTACCATCAGCGAGAAGAGCAGCCTCCTCCGACTGCCCCTGGAGCAGGGCACAGGGTCCTCCCGGGGCTCCTCTGCCAGCGAGGGCAGCCGGGCCGGGCCCCCTCCACGGCCCCCGCCCCGGCAGAGCCTCCAGGAGCAGCTGAACGGGGTCATGCCCATTGCCATGAGCATCAAGGCAGGCACGGTGGACGAGGACTCATCGGGCTCCGA GAGGAAGAGGACGCCGCCTCCAGCCCAGGTCCTAAGTCTGGGCTGCCAGGTCTTCTCACCCCACCTCGGAGACCAGACAAACCCCACTGACCTGCTGTGGCCTCTGAGATGCGCTCCACTTTGA